GAACAGCTTGCCCTTGGTGGCGTGCGGCGAGTAGACGAACTCGTAGCCCTCCTCCTCGTGGCGCTTGCGCGAGTAGTCCTCCATGACCCGGCGGATGATGCCGCCCTTGGGGTGGAAGACGGCGAGGCCGGAACCGATCTCGTCCGGGATGGAGAAGAGGTCCAGCTCGTTGCCCAGCTTGCGGTGGTCACGCTTCTCGGCCTCGGCGAGGAAGTCGAGGTGGGCCTTCAGCTCGTCCTTCGACGGCCAGGCAGTGCCGTAGATGCGCTGGAGCATCGGGTTCTTCTCGCTGCCGCGCCAGTAGGCGGCGGCGTTGCGCATCAGCTTGAACGCCGGGATGTTCCGGGTGGTGGGCAGGTGGGGACCGCGGCAGAGATCCTTCCAGCACAGGTCGCCGGTCTTGGCGTCGATGTTGTCGTAGATGGTCAGCTCGCCGCCGCCCACCTCGACGCTGGCGCCGTCGTCGGTCGACGCGGAGCCCTTGATGCCGATGAGTTCCAGCTTGTACGGCTCGTCCGCCAGCTCCGCGCGGGCGTCCTCGTCGGTCACCACACGGCGGGCGAAACGCTGGCCGCGCTTCTGGATCTCCTGCATCTTCTTCTCGATGACCTTGAGGTCCTCGGGGGTGAAGGGCTTCTCGACGTCGAAGTCGTAGTAGAAGCCGTCCCGGACCGGCGGGCCGATGCCCAGCTTGGCCTCGGGGAAGAGCTCCTGCACGGCCTGGGCCATGACGTGCGCGGTCGAGTGGCGCAGGATGTCGAGACCGTCCGGGGAGGAGATCTCGACGCCCTCGACGACGTCGCCGTCGGCGAGCTCGTACGACAGGTCCTTCAGCTCGCCGGCCACACGGGCGGCGATGACGGTGCGGTCGTCGGCGAACAGTGCGCCGGCGGTGGTGCCCGCGCTCACCGCCCTCTCCTCTGCTTCCGAGGCGGACTGGACGGTCACACGGACTTCAGACACGGGTACTCCGTACATAGGGGCGCAAGCAGACACGAGGTGCCGGCGCCGGCGGTGCGCGACAGGTACGAGGTGCCGCGCACGGCCGATCCTACCGAGGCGGCCGGTCCGCCCGCGAAACGGTTTCCCGCCCGCCGGGCCCCCGCCGGCCTACCCCTCGTCCGGCCCGCACGCCTCCTCGAAGAAGTCCGCGTCCCCGGCGTTCCCCTGGAGCGACTTCATCAGCCGGTCCCGTTCCGTCTCGTCGACCTGCACGGGGACGACCCCGGAGGCGTCCGTGAGACGGCGGAAGCCGCCCCGGCTCTCCAGCCGTCCCACCACCCGGATCGGCAGCCCGACGAGATGGGCGTGCCCGGCGGTGCGGTACGCGTCCTCGTCCAGGCTGACACGGACGTGCGGGACCTCGGCGCCGCCGAGCACCCGGAGCCGTACGGTTCCCTCGCCGCGCGGCCCGGAGCGGCGCATGCGGACGACGGCGCCGGTCAGCCGGACCGGCACGGAGGGCTCGTCGGTCAGGTAGCGGGCGCTCGCCTCGCGCAGCGCCGGCAGGTCGCCGGGCGAGAACTCGACCGGTTCGGGCCGGGCCGCGCAGCCCCCGGGCGCCCCGGCGGAGGGGGCCCACTCCAGGGCGATCCTGGCTCCCTCGGTGCCCCGCACCAGGGCCACGAGGGCCTCGGTGAGTTCGCGGCTGACACCCGCCTCGACGGCGGCGTCGAAGGCCTCCATGCCGCCGGTGGCCCGCTGGTAGTCGGTGGCCTCGCGGGCCGCGTGGAGGGCGTGGTAGAGCCGGACGGCGATGGGACGGCCCGGTGCGACGGGCAGGAAGGCGGTGAGTCCGCGTCCGCCGGGCGCGGCGCCGACGACGACGGTCTCCAGGGAGGCCTGGGCGGGGCGCCGGTGCCGGGCCCCGTAGTAGCCGGCCCGGCCGCGGACGGCGAGGGCGCCGGCGAGGAGGAGCTGGCGGGCGGCGGACCTGAGCTGCTCCTGCACGGTCCAGGGGACGATGCCGGCCGGGCCGGGGGGCACGTCGCGCCACCAGCGGATCTCGTCGCTGGGCACGGCGAGGCCGGTGAGGACCTCGCGGGCGGAGGGCGTGGCGCTGCGGGCGAGGGCGGTGAGCGCCTCGCCGAGCAGGTCCTCGCAGTCCGGGAAGGCGCGGCTCTCGGGCACGAGCAGGCTGGTGCCGGTGCCGCTGCCGGGCGGCGTCCAGCGGCTGTAGCGCCCGGCGGCCCCGCCCCGCCGCCGCCATCCGTGGCGGGCGAGCAGGGCACCGAGGACGCGCGGGTCGACCCTGCCGGGGTCGGGTGTGCCCTGGCTGTCGGCCCAGGGGCCGGTGGGCGGGGCGGGGACCCCGGTCCAGGGCCCGGGGGTGTCCCCGGGCGCCGGATGGGGACGGTAGGGCGGAGGAACGGACACGGGGCCGTGTCCGGCCCCGCTCCCCTCGTCCCCGAACCCCGGTTCGTCGATCGGTCGGTGCATCAAGGTCTCCCTCCCACGCCGACCCGGGTCATGATCTCGCAGAGCGCCCGGTCGTCGAAGATCCGTGCCGTCGGTACGCGCACGGTGGTCCGGCTCCGTCCCGTGACCGGGTGTCCGGCCAGGTTGATCCAGTAGCAGCAGTGCCGCAGGTCGAGCCGGTCGTGGCTCGCCCTCAGCCAGTCCTCCTGTGACCTCGGGGCGAGCATCACGACGAGGATCTTGTGCACGGCCACCGGGGTCCTGGCGAGCTTCACCAGGTGGTCGTTGTCGAGGGTGAACGAGAAGGTCTTCCCGGGCGGGCGCGGCGGTATCTGGTAGGTGCACTTGAGCTGCACCTTGATGGTCACCTCGTCGTCGACCGTGTGGCCGGGCGAGCCGTGGCTCACGTGCCAGTCGATGCCGTTGTCCGGAAAGGGCTGGGAGAGCGAGCAGCCGGCCGCGGCGGCGACGGCGTGCAGGTATCCCACCTGGAGGGTCTCCATGCAGGCGGTGGTGGCGAGTGAGCCGCGCGTCGGTGCCAGCCGCTGGGGCGGCAGCCCTCCCGACTCGGGCTGGGCG
This sequence is a window from Streptomyces sp. NBC_00691. Protein-coding genes within it:
- a CDS encoding DUF4365 domain-containing protein — translated: MALAQPESGGLPPQRLAPTRGSLATTACMETLQVGYLHAVAAAAGCSLSQPFPDNGIDWHVSHGSPGHTVDDEVTIKVQLKCTYQIPPRPPGKTFSFTLDNDHLVKLARTPVAVHKILVVMLAPRSQEDWLRASHDRLDLRHCCYWINLAGHPVTGRSRTTVRVPTARIFDDRALCEIMTRVGVGGRP